In a single window of the Rhizoctonia solani chromosome 16, complete sequence genome:
- a CDS encoding ubiquinone biosynthesis monooxygenase COQ7 has translation MLAIAFPEADYHRPWYLSPSVARAFIPLLQAQTLLHLRTEGLEAALRVDQAGEVAANYIYMGQMAVLGSDRRWAALSNHERAPSSTPSEADDPTPASTSRWEAAMACTEAVETVIGEHYDELDGLKTKHPSIPLLKSVIEEFRDDELEHLDTAVEHHSQRAPAHALLTAVVEAGCKGHPAVLDFSIYSAFALDDFG, from the exons ATGCTCGCAATCGCGTTTCCCGAAGCAGACTACCATCGGCCCTGGTACCTTTCTCCATCT GTCGCGCGCGCATTCATTCCGCTTCTTCAAGCCCAAACCTTGCTTCATCTGCGTAC AGAAGGACTCGAGGCGGCCCTGCGAGTTGACCAGGCTGGTGAAGTAGCAGCCAATTACATCTACATGGGGCAAATGGCAGTCCTGGGAAGTGACCGAAGGTGGGCGGCCTTATCCAA TCATGAACGCGCTCCAAGCTCAACACCGAGTGAAGCCGACGATCCTACACCCGCTAGCACAAGTCGGTG GGAAGCCGCGATGGCCTGCACTGAGGCCGTAGAAACGGTTATTGGAGAACACTATGATGA ACTTGATGGATTGAAAACCAAACATCCGAGTATCCCATTGCTCAAGTCTGTCATCGAAGAATTCCGTGATGATGAACTAGAACACTTGGATACTGCGGTAGAGCATCATTCACAGCGGGCTCCAGCTCATGCATTGTTAACTGCTGTGGTTGAAGCAGGGTGCAAG GGTCATCCCGCCGTTCTTGATTTCTCAATATATAGCGCCTTTGCACTGGATGATTTCGGTTAA